In Actinomycetes bacterium, the genomic window CCCGCCCGACGTCTCGCCGGCCTGCCGGTGGTGCGACTACCTGCGGGTCTGCCCCGCGGGGTCGGCGGCGGTCGCGCCGGCGGAGCCGTGGTCGGGGCTGGCCGAGCCGGTGGCCTGACTCACGGTGCGGTCGACCCGCGGGCCCGACGCGTCGACCTCGGCCCAGAACTCCAGCAGCGCGGCGGCGGTCTCGACCGGCCGGTCGGCCGCCGGGGAGTGGCCGGAGCCCTCGACGACCGCGGTGCGGGCGCCCAGCCGGCGCGCCATGTCGGCCTGCAGGGCGGGTGGCCAGGTGTCGTCGTCCGGCCCCCACATCGACAGCGTGGGCAGGCCCAGGGCGGCCACCTCGTCGACCCGGTCGGTCTCGGTCAGCAGCTGCTCGGCCATCCGCAGGAGGCAGACGGGGTCGTTGGACAGGAACCGCCGGTGCAGGAACTCCTCGATGTGCGGGTCCGGCGGGACCGGCTCGACCTGTGACTCGAGCTCGCGCTTGGCGGCCCAGATGGTCGGCAGGTCCATCACCGGCAGCGCCTGGGCGATGAGCTGCAGGTTGCTCGCCGCGGGGTGCGGGACCGCTGCCGGCCCGGAGCCCATGATCGTCAGGGAGCGCAGCGCGGCCGGGTCGGCCAGCGCGGCCGCGCGCGCGACGAGCCCGCCGAAGGAGTGGCCGAGGAGGTGGACCGGGCGCCCGAGCGATCGGGCCACCGCGAGCACGTCCTCGGCGAGTGACCTGACGTCGTACGACGTGGCGTCCCCGTCGCCGGGCGACTCGAACTGGCCGCGCAGGTCCAGAGCCACCACCCGGTGACCGCCGGCGGCCAGCGGCTCGAGCACTGCGATGAAGTCCTCCTTGGACCCGGTGAAGCCGGGCACCAGGACGGCCGGCGAGCCCTCGGCGCCCGCAGAGTCGCGCGGCGGCCGGTCGGGCGCGGCGACCAGCGCGGCGAGGTCGCCTCGGC contains:
- a CDS encoding alpha/beta hydrolase, whose translation is MSTPPFVDRPAGVDQVRVPAGRGDLAALVAAPDRPPRDSAGAEGSPAVLVPGFTGSKEDFIAVLEPLAAGGHRVVALDLRGQFESPGDGDATSYDVRSLAEDVLAVARSLGRPVHLLGHSFGGLVARAAALADPAALRSLTIMGSGPAAVPHPAASNLQLIAQALPVMDLPTIWAAKRELESQVEPVPPDPHIEEFLHRRFLSNDPVCLLRMAEQLLTETDRVDEVAALGLPTLSMWGPDDDTWPPALQADMARRLGARTAVVEGSGHSPAADRPVETAAALLEFWAEVDASGPRVDRTVSQATGSASPDHGSAGATAADPAGQTRR